The Desulfobacterales bacterium nucleotide sequence CAGGCGCTTCGGGTGATCGTGCCGCCCTTGACCAGCCAGATGCTGAACCTGACAAAAAACAGTTCTCTGGCGGTTGCCATCGGGTATCCGGATTTTGTGTCGGTGGCCGGGACGACCATTAACCAGACCGGACAGGCCATTGAAGGTGTGGCCATGATTATGCTGGTGTATCTTTTTTTCAGCCTGACAACCTCGGCCTTCATGAACTGGTATAACAAAAAAATAGCACTGGTGGAAAGATAACGGACCCATGACCGCCATAAACAAAGCAAATGCAGACGCTCCGGTGGAAATCATCAAGCCGCCGCTTACCAGTGTGGGGGTGATCGGCTGGGTCAAAGCCAACCTGTTTAATAGTGTTTTAAATTCGATTTTAAGCGTTATTGCCCTGCTGATACTCTGGAAAATCGTTCCACCATTCATCCGGTGGGCGTTTGTGGACAGTATGTGGGTATCTACCGGAGAGGAGTGCCGCGCAGCCGGCGGGGCCTGCTGGTCGGTCATCAGCGCAAATATCCGGTTTATTCTTTTCGGGTTCTTCCCGCCGGAATCGCAATGGCGGCCGCTGCTGGCCATGATCATTCTGGTGGGGCTGCTGTTTTACAGCCGCAACCGGAAACGCTGGCGAAAACCGTTGGGGTATGGCTGGATTGCCGGACTGTTTATCATGGGCCTTCTCATGAAAGGGGGATTGTTCGGTCTGGCGCCCGTGGAGAGCACCCAATGGGGCGGCCTGCCGCTGACACTGCTCCTGTCGGTGTTCGGACTTACGGCGGCCTATCCCCTGGGGGTGATTCTGGCGCTGGGGCGCCAATCCGAAATGCGGGCCATCAAAACGCTGTGCGTCCTGTATATCGAATTGATTCGCGGCGTTCCCCTGATCAGCCTGTTGTTCATGTCGTCGGTTGTTTTTCCCCTGTTTTTACCCCAGGGGGTTACCTTCAATAAAATCTTAAGGGCCCAACTGGCCATAATTCTGTTTACGGCGGCCTATATTGCGGAGGTTGTTCGCGGGGGGCTGCAGGGAATGGCTCGTGGGCAGTATGAAGCGGCCGAGTCTCTGGGGTTGAATTACTACCTGACCATGCGTCTGGTCATATTGCCGCAGGCGCTGAAAATCGTGATTCCCCCATCGGTCAGTATCCTCATTTCCGCTTTCAAGGATACCTCCCTGGTGGTCATCATCGCACTTTACGATCTGCTCAAAACCACCCAGTCCATTCTGTCGGATCCCAAGTGGATGGGATTTTCAGCTGAAGCTTATATTTTTGTTGCCCTGATTTACTTTTTATGCTGTTTCTTTATGTCGAATTACAGCCGCCGGCTGGAGCGGGAGCTGGATACCGGCCGCTGAGGTCAAAGGGATATTTAACCTGCAGTTGAACCAAACCTATTGACGAGAGAGATTATGAACCAGGAGCCGAAAGTCGGCAGGGAAAAACAGGCTGACACCGATCCGATTATTGAAATCATCGAGATGCACAAGTGGTTCGGCGATTTCCATGTCTTGAAGGATATCAATCTGACCGTTAAAAAGCAGGAACGGATTGTGATCTGCGGGCCTTCGGGGTCCGGCAAATCAACGCTGATCCGCTGCATCAACAGGCTGGAGCAGCATCAGCGCGGCCGCATTATTGTAGACGGGATTGAACTGACCAACGACATCAAGAACATTGAGAAAATCCGTATGGAAGTCGGCATGGTGTTTCAGCACTTTAACCTGTTCCCCCATTTGACCATACTTGAAAACCTGATGCTGGGCCCTATCTGGGTGCGCAAGGTGCCAAGAGTTGAAGCTGAAGACATCGCCATGTATTTTCTGGAAAAGGTGCATATTGCCGACCAGGCCCTCAAATTCCCCGGTCAGCTCTCCGGCGGACAGCAGCAGCGTGTGGCCATTGCCCGAAGCCTGTGCATGCGGCCTAAAGTGATGCTGTTTGATGAACCGACTTCCGCGCTGGATCCTGAAATGGTCAAAGAAGTGCTGGACGTTATGATCAATCTGGCCCAGGAGGGCATGACCATGATTGTTGTCTCCCATGAAATGGGATTTGCCAAAAGCGTCGCCCACCGGGTGCTCTTCATGGACTTCGGTCAAATTGTCGAAGGAAACACGCCCACGGAATTTTTTGATAACCCCCAGCATGAACGAACCAAATTATTTTTAAGTCAGATCCTGCACTAGTTTAAAAGCCATTTCAAAACTCCGTCTGAGGACTGGTAGTCCCGCTTTTGAGCGGGGCGCCTTTCTA carries:
- a CDS encoding amino acid ABC transporter permease produces the protein MTAINKANADAPVEIIKPPLTSVGVIGWVKANLFNSVLNSILSVIALLILWKIVPPFIRWAFVDSMWVSTGEECRAAGGACWSVISANIRFILFGFFPPESQWRPLLAMIILVGLLFYSRNRKRWRKPLGYGWIAGLFIMGLLMKGGLFGLAPVESTQWGGLPLTLLLSVFGLTAAYPLGVILALGRQSEMRAIKTLCVLYIELIRGVPLISLLFMSSVVFPLFLPQGVTFNKILRAQLAIILFTAAYIAEVVRGGLQGMARGQYEAAESLGLNYYLTMRLVILPQALKIVIPPSVSILISAFKDTSLVVIIALYDLLKTTQSILSDPKWMGFSAEAYIFVALIYFLCCFFMSNYSRRLERELDTGR
- a CDS encoding amino acid ABC transporter ATP-binding protein, which produces MNQEPKVGREKQADTDPIIEIIEMHKWFGDFHVLKDINLTVKKQERIVICGPSGSGKSTLIRCINRLEQHQRGRIIVDGIELTNDIKNIEKIRMEVGMVFQHFNLFPHLTILENLMLGPIWVRKVPRVEAEDIAMYFLEKVHIADQALKFPGQLSGGQQQRVAIARSLCMRPKVMLFDEPTSALDPEMVKEVLDVMINLAQEGMTMIVVSHEMGFAKSVAHRVLFMDFGQIVEGNTPTEFFDNPQHERTKLFLSQILH